One part of the Glycine max cultivar Williams 82 chromosome 14, Glycine_max_v4.0, whole genome shotgun sequence genome encodes these proteins:
- the LOC100817923 gene encoding rho GTPase-activating protein 7 isoform X2 translates to MSAPSAAFERPRPGASNTVFKSGPLFISSKGIGWKSWKKRWFILTRTSLVFFKNDPSALPQRGGEVNLTLGGIDLNNSGSVVVREDKKLLTVLFPDGRDGRAFTLKAETSEDLLEWKTALEQALAQAPSAALVMGHNGIFRSDASDSIEGSFHQWRDKRPIKSLVVGRPILLALEDIDGGPSFLEKALQFLEKYGTKVEGILRQSADVEEVDRRVQEYEQGKTEFGPEEDAHVVGDCVKHVLRELPSSPVPASCCTALLEAYKIDRKEARINAMRCAILETFPEPNRRLLQRILKMMHTIGSHSQENRMTPSAIAACMAPLLLRPLLAGECELEDEFDASGDSSAQLLAAANAANNAQAIITTLLEEYENIFDEENIQRCSMSADSQVENSGSEDSTDDDNIDVKENGYHDAENEVDQETDDDADRIQSGKLSESSGYAGSDLYDYKAFGGDDSDVGSSSSNHAKTENANLNAVPDTPLSEDQNKQRKGSENPVDENDASNLLPSTESYRSMGEILSSMDPGNHLPMPVIESGSGKQTSKASSASFSSKRSTFWGRSNPRKTPSVESVDSSGEEELAIQRLEIAKSDLQLRIAKEARGNAILQASLERRKQALHERRLALEQDVSRLQEQLQAERDLRAALEVGLSMSSGQLSSSRGMDSKTKAELEEIALAEADVARLKQKVAELHHQLNQQRQHHYGSLTDVGDRYQHAQNHPQQRFLQQDFDSTLAFVNHERKQRTEESLLGTDWRNIKGQVLASGRQPSRKQFLESSPSDSKSTEASTSMSVDDLGALDSASVPSTSRAAEVGEYARHPSVASSTLVELTTRLDFFKERRSQLMEQLHNLDLNYGSTTSQDFVYKPSSPSWS, encoded by the exons tGTTGTAGTTAGAGAAGACAAAAAGCTTCTTACAGTATTATTTCCAGATGGACGTGATGGGCGAGCATTCACCCTTAAG GCTGAGACATCAGAAGACCTGCTTGAATGGAAGACAGCTCTTGAACAAGCCCTCGCACAGGCACCAAGTGCTGCCCTTGTTATGGGACACAATGGGATTTTTCGGAGTGACGCAAGTGATTCTATTGAAGGCTCTTTCCATCAAT GGAGGGACAAACGTCCAATTAAGTCTCTGGTTGTTGGAAGACCAATTCTGCTGGCACTAGAAGATATTGATGGAGGCCcatctttccttgaaaaagctCTTCAGTTTCTAGAGAAGTATG GAACTAAAGTTGAAGGAATACTGCGACAGTCTGCAGACGTGGAGGAAGTAGATAGGAGAGTTCAAGAATATGAACAAG GCAAGACTGAATTTGGTCCTGAGGAGGATGCCCATGTTGTTGGTGACTGTGTTAAG CATGTTCTAAGGGAGCTGCCCTCTTCTCCAGTTCCTGCTTCATGCTGCACTGCTTTGTTGGAGGCTTATA aaaTTGATCGCAAGGAAGCTAGGATTAATGCAATGCGCTGTGCTATATTGGAGACTTTTCCAGAGCCAAATCGACGTTTGTTACAGAg AATTCTGAAGATGATGCATACAATTGGTTCTCATTCTCAGGAGAATAGAATGACTCCATCTGCTATTGCTGCTTGCATGGCACCCTTGCTCTTACGGCCTCTGCTAGCTGGAGAATGTGAACTGGAGGATGAATTTGATGCCAGTGGTGATAGTTCGGCCCAGCTTCTTGCTGCTGCTAATGCTGCTAATAATGCTCAAGCAATTATTACAACTTTGTTAGAGGAGTATGAGAATATATTTGAT GAAGAAAATATACAGAGATGTTCCATGTCAGCAGATTCTCAGGTTGAAAACAGTGGGAGTGAAGATTCAACTGATGATGATAATATAGATGTGAAAGAAAATGGTTACCATGATGCAGAGAATGAAGTTGATCAGGAGACAGATGATGATGCTGATCGTATTCAGAGTGGAAAATTGAGTGAGAGTAGTGGTTATGCTGGCAGTGATCTTTATGATTACAAG GCATTTGGAGGTGATGATTCCGATGTTGGATCCTCCAGTAGTAACCATGCTAAGACTGAAAATGCTAATCTTAATGCTGTTCCAGATACCCCACTCTCTGAGGATCAAAACAAGCAAAGAAAGGGCAGTGAAAACCCAGTTGATGAGAATGATGCTTCAAATTTGTTGCCTTCAACTGAATCTTATCGATCCATGGGTGAGATTTTATCTTCTATGGACCCCGGCAACCATTTACCCATGCCAGTGATTGAATCAGGTTCTGGAAAGCAAACAAGTAAAGCTAGTAGTGCTAGTTTCAGTTCTAAGCGGTCGACATTCTGGGGAAGGAGCAAT CCAAGGAAGACACCGTCAGTGGAATCAGTTGATTCTTCTGGAGAAGAGGA GCTTGCTATTCAGAGACTGGAGATTGCAAAAAGTGATTTGCAACTCAGAATTGCAAAGGAG gcTAGAGGCAATGCAATTTTGCAAGCAAGCTTAGAGAGAAGGAAGCAAGCTTTGCATGAGCGGCGCTTGGCACTTGAACAAGAT GTTTCAAGATTGCAAGAACAGTTGCAAGCTGAGAGGGATCTTAGAGCTGCATTGGAAGTAGGCTTGAGCATGTCTTCAGGACAGCTTTCCAGTTCACGTGGCATGGATTCCAAG ACAAAGGCTGAGCTGGAGGAGATTGCACTTGCTGAAGCTGATGTGGCCAGGTTGAAGCAGAAGGTTGCAGAACTCCATCATCAACTTAATCAGCAACGACAGCATCACTATGGTTCACTTACTGATGTAGGCGATCGATACCAACATGCCCAAAATCATCCTCAACA GAGGTTTCTTCAGCAAGATTTTGATTCAACCCTGGCCTTTGTTAATCACGAGAGGAAACAAAGGACTGAG GAGAGTTTGTTGGGCACTGATTGGAGAAATATCAAAGGACAAGTATTGGCATCTGGTAGACAGCCTTCTCGAAAGCAATTTTTAGAGTCAAGTCCTAGCGATTCCAAAAGTACCGAGGCATCAACAAGCATGTCTGTCGATGATCTCGGTGCCCTTGATTCGGCCTCTGTGCCTTCCACCTCAAGAGCAGCAGAG GTGGGGGAATATGCAAGACATCCATCAGTAGCATCTTCAACATTAGTAGAGTTAACTACTCGTCTTGACTTTTTCAAGGAACGGCGGTCCCAGTTGATGGAACAGCTCCATAACCTTGATTTGAATTATGGTTCTACAACTTCCCAAGACTTTGTCTATAAACCGTCGTCGCCATCATGGAGTTGA
- the LOC100817923 gene encoding rho GTPase-activating protein 7 isoform X1: MSAPSAAFERPRPGASNTVFKSGPLFISSKGIGWKSWKKRWFILTRTSLVFFKNDPSALPQRGGEVNLTLGGIDLNNSGSVVVREDKKLLTVLFPDGRDGRAFTLKAETSEDLLEWKTALEQALAQAPSAALVMGHNGIFRSDASDSIEGSFHQWRDKRPIKSLVVGRPILLALEDIDGGPSFLEKALQFLEKYGTKVEGILRQSADVEEVDRRVQEYEQGKTEFGPEEDAHVVGDCVKHVLRELPSSPVPASCCTALLEAYKIDRKEARINAMRCAILETFPEPNRRLLQRILKMMHTIGSHSQENRMTPSAIAACMAPLLLRPLLAGECELEDEFDASGDSSAQLLAAANAANNAQAIITTLLEEYENIFDEENIQRCSMSADSQVENSGSEDSTDDDNIDVKENGYHDAENEVDQETDDDADRIQSGKLSESSGYAGSDLYDYKAFGGDDSDVGSSSSNHAKTENANLNAVPDTPLSEDQNKQRKGSENPVDENDASNLLPSTESYRSMGEILSSMDPGNHLPMPVIESGSGKQTSKASSASFSSKRSTFWGRSNQPRKTPSVESVDSSGEEELAIQRLEIAKSDLQLRIAKEARGNAILQASLERRKQALHERRLALEQDVSRLQEQLQAERDLRAALEVGLSMSSGQLSSSRGMDSKTKAELEEIALAEADVARLKQKVAELHHQLNQQRQHHYGSLTDVGDRYQHAQNHPQQRFLQQDFDSTLAFVNHERKQRTEESLLGTDWRNIKGQVLASGRQPSRKQFLESSPSDSKSTEASTSMSVDDLGALDSASVPSTSRAAEVGEYARHPSVASSTLVELTTRLDFFKERRSQLMEQLHNLDLNYGSTTSQDFVYKPSSPSWS; the protein is encoded by the exons tGTTGTAGTTAGAGAAGACAAAAAGCTTCTTACAGTATTATTTCCAGATGGACGTGATGGGCGAGCATTCACCCTTAAG GCTGAGACATCAGAAGACCTGCTTGAATGGAAGACAGCTCTTGAACAAGCCCTCGCACAGGCACCAAGTGCTGCCCTTGTTATGGGACACAATGGGATTTTTCGGAGTGACGCAAGTGATTCTATTGAAGGCTCTTTCCATCAAT GGAGGGACAAACGTCCAATTAAGTCTCTGGTTGTTGGAAGACCAATTCTGCTGGCACTAGAAGATATTGATGGAGGCCcatctttccttgaaaaagctCTTCAGTTTCTAGAGAAGTATG GAACTAAAGTTGAAGGAATACTGCGACAGTCTGCAGACGTGGAGGAAGTAGATAGGAGAGTTCAAGAATATGAACAAG GCAAGACTGAATTTGGTCCTGAGGAGGATGCCCATGTTGTTGGTGACTGTGTTAAG CATGTTCTAAGGGAGCTGCCCTCTTCTCCAGTTCCTGCTTCATGCTGCACTGCTTTGTTGGAGGCTTATA aaaTTGATCGCAAGGAAGCTAGGATTAATGCAATGCGCTGTGCTATATTGGAGACTTTTCCAGAGCCAAATCGACGTTTGTTACAGAg AATTCTGAAGATGATGCATACAATTGGTTCTCATTCTCAGGAGAATAGAATGACTCCATCTGCTATTGCTGCTTGCATGGCACCCTTGCTCTTACGGCCTCTGCTAGCTGGAGAATGTGAACTGGAGGATGAATTTGATGCCAGTGGTGATAGTTCGGCCCAGCTTCTTGCTGCTGCTAATGCTGCTAATAATGCTCAAGCAATTATTACAACTTTGTTAGAGGAGTATGAGAATATATTTGAT GAAGAAAATATACAGAGATGTTCCATGTCAGCAGATTCTCAGGTTGAAAACAGTGGGAGTGAAGATTCAACTGATGATGATAATATAGATGTGAAAGAAAATGGTTACCATGATGCAGAGAATGAAGTTGATCAGGAGACAGATGATGATGCTGATCGTATTCAGAGTGGAAAATTGAGTGAGAGTAGTGGTTATGCTGGCAGTGATCTTTATGATTACAAG GCATTTGGAGGTGATGATTCCGATGTTGGATCCTCCAGTAGTAACCATGCTAAGACTGAAAATGCTAATCTTAATGCTGTTCCAGATACCCCACTCTCTGAGGATCAAAACAAGCAAAGAAAGGGCAGTGAAAACCCAGTTGATGAGAATGATGCTTCAAATTTGTTGCCTTCAACTGAATCTTATCGATCCATGGGTGAGATTTTATCTTCTATGGACCCCGGCAACCATTTACCCATGCCAGTGATTGAATCAGGTTCTGGAAAGCAAACAAGTAAAGCTAGTAGTGCTAGTTTCAGTTCTAAGCGGTCGACATTCTGGGGAAGGAGCAAT CAGCCAAGGAAGACACCGTCAGTGGAATCAGTTGATTCTTCTGGAGAAGAGGA GCTTGCTATTCAGAGACTGGAGATTGCAAAAAGTGATTTGCAACTCAGAATTGCAAAGGAG gcTAGAGGCAATGCAATTTTGCAAGCAAGCTTAGAGAGAAGGAAGCAAGCTTTGCATGAGCGGCGCTTGGCACTTGAACAAGAT GTTTCAAGATTGCAAGAACAGTTGCAAGCTGAGAGGGATCTTAGAGCTGCATTGGAAGTAGGCTTGAGCATGTCTTCAGGACAGCTTTCCAGTTCACGTGGCATGGATTCCAAG ACAAAGGCTGAGCTGGAGGAGATTGCACTTGCTGAAGCTGATGTGGCCAGGTTGAAGCAGAAGGTTGCAGAACTCCATCATCAACTTAATCAGCAACGACAGCATCACTATGGTTCACTTACTGATGTAGGCGATCGATACCAACATGCCCAAAATCATCCTCAACA GAGGTTTCTTCAGCAAGATTTTGATTCAACCCTGGCCTTTGTTAATCACGAGAGGAAACAAAGGACTGAG GAGAGTTTGTTGGGCACTGATTGGAGAAATATCAAAGGACAAGTATTGGCATCTGGTAGACAGCCTTCTCGAAAGCAATTTTTAGAGTCAAGTCCTAGCGATTCCAAAAGTACCGAGGCATCAACAAGCATGTCTGTCGATGATCTCGGTGCCCTTGATTCGGCCTCTGTGCCTTCCACCTCAAGAGCAGCAGAG GTGGGGGAATATGCAAGACATCCATCAGTAGCATCTTCAACATTAGTAGAGTTAACTACTCGTCTTGACTTTTTCAAGGAACGGCGGTCCCAGTTGATGGAACAGCTCCATAACCTTGATTTGAATTATGGTTCTACAACTTCCCAAGACTTTGTCTATAAACCGTCGTCGCCATCATGGAGTTGA